A window of the Juglans microcarpa x Juglans regia isolate MS1-56 chromosome 5D, Jm3101_v1.0, whole genome shotgun sequence genome harbors these coding sequences:
- the LOC121265416 gene encoding monodehydroascorbate reductase, seedling isozyme-like: MAEKSFKYVILGGGVAAGYAAREFAKQGVKPGELAIISKEAVAPYERPALSKAYLFPESPARLPGFHVCVGSGGERLLPEWYKEKGIELILSTEIVKADLAAKTLSTASGETFKFHILIIATGSTVFRLTDFGVQGADAKNIFYLREIDDADTLVEAMKAKKNGKVVIVGGGYIGIELSAVMKLNNLDVSMLCPEDWFMFRLFTRDIAAFYESYYEHKGVKIIKGTVAVGFTADSNGEVKEVKLKDGRVLEADIVVVGVGAKPLTALFKGQVAEEKGGIKTDGFFKTSVPDVYAVGDLSTFPLKMYNELRRVEHVDHARKSAEQAVKAIKANEEGKTIEEYDYLPFFYSREFDLSWQFYGDNVGDTVLFGDNNPASPKPKFGTYWIKNGKIFGAFLEGGSPEENKALAKVARVQPLVESPDLLAKEGLAFATKI; encoded by the exons ATGGCGGAGAAGAGCTTCAAGTACGTGATCCTCGGTGGCGGAGTCGCAGCC GGATATGCAGCTAGGGAGTTTGCCAAACAGGGGGTCAAGCCAGGCGAGCTGGCGATCATTTCCAAAGAGGCG GTGGCTCCTTATGAGCGTCCAGCACTTAGCAAGGCTTATCTCTTCCCCGAGT CTCCTGCCAGACTCCCTGGTTTCCATGTCTGTGTTGGAAGTGGAGGAGAGAGATTACTTCCTGAGTGGTACAAGGAGAAAG GAATTGAATTGATCCTAAGCACAGAAATAGTTAAAGCTGATCTTGCTGCCAAAACCCTGTCAACCGCTTCCGGAGAAACTTTCAAGTTTCACATTCTGATTATTGCAACTGGCTCAACT GTTTTCAGGTTAACTGATTTTGGCGTGCAAGGAGCCGATGCCAAAAACATCTTCTACTTGAGAGAAATTGATGATGCTGATACACTTGTAGAAGCTATGAAAGCAAAAAAGAATGGGAAGGTTGTGATTGTTGGAGGAGGATATATTGGTATTGAGCTTAGTGCAGTCATGAAATTGAACAATCTTGATGTCAGCATGCTTTGCCCTGAAGATTGGTTCA TGTTTCGGCTTTTCACTCGTGATATAGCTGCTTTCTATGAGAGTTATTATGAGCATAAAGGAGTCAAAATTATTAAGGGAACAGTTGCTGTTGGGTTTACTGCTGATTCAAATGGAGAG GTAAAAGAAGTGAAACTTAAGGATGGCAGGGTGCTAGAAGctgatattgttgttgttggtgtTGGGGCAAAGCCCCTTACAGCATTATTCAAAGGTCAGGTTGCAGAGGAGAAAGGTGGCATCAAG ACCGATGGGTTCTTTAAAACAAGCGTACCTGATGTATATGCTGTTGGCGATCTGTCTACTTTCCCTTTGAAAATGTACAATGAGCTGAGAAGAGTTGAACATGTTGACCATGCACGCAAATCTGCTGAGCAGGCTGTGAAG gCAATCAAGGCAAATGAGGAGGGGAAGACAATTGAGGAGTATGACTACCTCCCATTCTTCTATTCTCGCGAGTTTGATCTGTCATGGCAATTCTATGGCGACAACGTTGGTGACACGGTGCTATTTGGAGACAACAATCCAGCATCACCAAAGCCCAAGTTTGGAACATACTGGATCAAAAATGGGAAGATTTTTGGAGCTTTCCTTGAGGGTGGGAGTCCTGAAGAAAACAAGGCTCTTGCTAAAGTTGCAAGGGTTCAACCTCTTGTTGAGAGTCCTGATCTGCTCGCAAAAGAGGGTCTCGCTTTCGCCACcaagatttaa
- the LOC121265368 gene encoding serine/threonine-protein kinase KIPK2-like, whose product MGSFSGTCEIVEAGEELNFGQHSRETCDKDQKLRKLKLGYKDSLEDDINNLFEAIHLKASTKGLGLSQQTGLSPLNKSALKRPITVGAPRSPGMGSSEPVTLKQALRELCLSKASEMAAMRRLSKSTSSPGVSEAGRIKTLYNAVVVEGSGSGPSVDEGKGSGVEISLMPEEIILNSSGKMPRHLQMQTVNSSGQSVPSSPRVAVTTTQNNTGSIPMQNEIISSSSKAGGHTTKEEIGRKEKHTYVPSLSCPSTDGQISELVEKAPASTKLTNKVLAPKSVRKGRLQATPSSSSLLVGNRMSKLSRNNSRSVKPIVRNKNSVKKKIKQNSGSTACTSSAYKSVNTDLNPSKSPLVCERCQCTLKNANKEFKPDSLMSHSMNPNVEVSSSNGNSGASMPGITSNSCNKSKAIVMKAKKNTKLKEKGEFSQSSKSSQGEYSTSTSISDESNLSGSSCGNRPHMSKDVRWEAIRHAQMQHGVLGLRHFNLLKKLGCGDIGTVYLSELIGTNCLFAIKVMDNEFLARRQKMPRAHTEREILRMLDHPFLPTLYAQFTSDNLSCLVTEYCPGGDLHVLRQKQLGRSFSEPAARFYVAEVLLALEYLHMLGVVYRDLKPENILVREDGHIMLTDFDLSLRCTVSPTLVKSSASSDPAKISGPRTDSSCVEPFCIEPSCQVPCFSPRFLPATAKARKLKVDLAAQIRSLPQLVAEPTDARSNSFVGTHEYLAPEIIKGEGHGAAVDWWTFGIFLYELLYGRTPFKGINNEETLANVVLQNLKFPDDSPLVSCHARDLIRGLLVKEPENRLGSEKGAAEIKQHPFFEGLSWALIRCTIPPELPDFCDFGFPITSSHETKNKYLECKATGEHLEFELF is encoded by the exons ATGGGTTCATTTTCTGGTACTTGTGAAATTGTTGAAGCAGGGGAGGAGCTAAATTTTGGTCAACATTCTAGGGAAACTTGTGACAAAGATCAGAAGCTTCGTAAGCTAAAACTTGGATATAAGGATTCTCTGGAAGATGACATTAATAATCTTTTTGAGGCAATTCATCTCAAGGCTTCAACCAAGGGCTTAGGTCTTTCCCAACAAACGGGATTGAGCCCTTTAAATAAAAGTGCCTTGAAAAGGCCAATTACAGTTGGTGCGCCACGTTCGCCGGGAATGGGGAGTTCAGAACCTGTGACTCTGAAGCAGGCATTAAGGGAACTATGCCTTTCTAAGGCATCAGAAATGGCTGCTATGCGACGTTTATCAAAGTCTACTAGTTCTCCTGGAGTCTCAGAAGCTGGAAGGATAAAAACATTGTACAATGCTGTTGTAGTTGAAGGTAGTGGATCTGGCCCATCTGTAGATGAAGGTAAAGGGAGTGGGGTTGAAATATCGCTCATGCCTGAAGAAATCATACTAAATTCTTCTGGGAAGATGCCCAGGCATCTTCAAATGCAAACTGTGAATTCATCAGGCCAAAGTGTTCCAAGTTCTCCTCGAGTTGCTGTTACTACCACACAGAATAATACTGGGAGCATACCAATGCAAAATGAGATTATCTCTTCATCAAGTAAAGCTGGGGGTCATACAACAAAGGAAGAGATTGGCAGGAAAGAGAAGCATACATATGTGCCTTCTCTATCTTGTCCTAGTACTGATGGACAGATTTCAGAGCTGGTTGAAAAAGCTCCTGCCTCAACCAAATTGACAAATAAAGTATTGGCGCCGAAATCCGTTCGGAAAGGCAGGTTGCAAGCAACACCGTCCTCCTCTAGCTTGCTTGTAGGAAATAGGATGAGCAAGTTATCCAGGAATAACTCCCGCTCAGTCAAACCGATTGTTAGGAACAAGAATTCtgttaagaagaaaattaagcAGAACTCAGGTTCCACTGCCTGCACTTCCAGTGCATATAAAAGTGTTAATACTGACTTGAATCCTAGTAAAAGTCCACTGGTTTGTGAGAGATGCCAGTGCACATTGAAGAATGCAAATAAAGAGTTCAAACCAGATTCTCTTATGTCTCATTCAATGAATCCTAATGTTGAAGTAAGCTCAAGTAATGGGAATTCTGGAGCAAGTATGCCAGGCATCACTTCAAACAGCTGTAATAAAAGCAAAGCCATTGTtatgaaagcaaagaaaaacacaaaattgaAAGAGAAGGGAGAATTTTCCCAAAGCTCAAAAAGTAGCCAAGGTGAGTATAGTACTAGTACAAGTATCAGTGATGAGAGCAATTTGAGTGGGTCTAGCTGTGGCAACAGACCTCACATGTCAAAGGATGTGAGGTGGGAAGCCATCCGTCATGCACAGATGCAGCATGGAGTCCTGGGTTTGAGACACTTCAATCTTTTAAAGAAGCTTGGTTGTGGTGACATTGGAACTGTATATCTTTCTGAACTGATTGGTACGAATTGCCTATTTGCTATAAAGGTTATGGACAATGAGTTTTTGGCTAGAAGGCAGAAGATGCCAAGGGCCCATACGGAAAGAGAAATATTGAGAATGCTGGATCATCCTTTCCTCCCAACACTATATGCACAATTCACGTCAGATAATCTATCATGCTTGGTTACGGAGTATTGTCCAGGCGGAGACCTTCATGTCCTTCGGCAAAAGCAGCTTGGCAGGAGCTTTTCTGAACCAGCAGCGAG GTTTTATGTTGCGGAAGTCCTCCTTGCTTTGGAGTACTTGCACATGCTTGGAGTTGTGTACCGTGATTTGAAACCAGAGAACATTCTTGTTCGGGAAGATGGTCACATTATGCTCACAGACTTTGACCTCTCACTCAGATGTACTGTGAGTCCAACCCTCGTAAAATCTTCAGCCAGTTCAGATCCTGCAAAGATTTCTGGTCCACGTACAGATTCTAGCTGCGTCGAGCCATTCTGCATCGAGCCATCCTGTCAAGTCCCATGTTTCAGCCCTAGGTTTTTACCTGCTACTGCAAAAGCAAGGAAGTTAAAAGTTGATCTTGCAGCCCAGATCAGATCATTGCCACAGCTTGTGGCTGAGCCTACTGACGCACGATCGAATTCCTTTGTTGGCACCCACGAGTACTTGGCACCCGAGATCATCAAAGGAGAGGGCCATGGAGCTGCTGTTGATTGGTGGACGTTTGGTATCTTTCTTTATGAGCTTTTATATGGTAGAACACCTTTTAAAGGTATTAATAACGAAGAGACGCTAGCCAATGTAGTGTTGCAGAATCTCAAATTCCCTGATGACAGCCCACTCGTCAGTTGCCACGCAAGAGATCTCATCAGAGGGCTGTTGGTGAAGGAGCCTGAGAATCGGTTGGGATCCGAGAAAGGGGCTGCTGAGATTAAGCAGCACCCGTTCTTTGAAGGCCTGAGTTGGGCGTTAATACGCTGCACCATTCCACCAGAGCTACCCGATTTTTGCGACTTTGGATTTCCAATCACTTCTTCCCACGAAACAAAGAACAAATATTTGGAGTGCAAAGCTACAGGAGAGCACCTGGAGTTTGAATTGTTCTAG